Proteins encoded by one window of Deltaproteobacteria bacterium:
- a CDS encoding class I SAM-dependent methyltransferase, translating to MISWTPLLGVPLLICVGCGSISRSFMNASWRDRWQQPDVVIQSLSLQPGNQVADLGAGGGYFTFRLADAVGPTGKVYAVDIDKGNLEYIAKQAAKRGYPNIETILAKPDDPLLPATGVDLIFTCNTYHHLTERTAYFQSATRYLKPGGRVAIIDLAGKSWIFRILGHWTPKETSQREMEAAGYSLQKDFNFLDRQMFQVFQKNS from the coding sequence ATGATCTCTTGGACACCACTCCTTGGCGTTCCGCTCTTGATCTGCGTCGGTTGTGGTAGCATTTCGCGCTCGTTCATGAATGCAAGCTGGCGCGACCGTTGGCAACAACCGGACGTCGTCATCCAGTCGCTTTCCCTACAGCCGGGGAACCAAGTTGCTGACCTCGGTGCTGGTGGCGGATATTTCACATTTCGTTTGGCAGACGCCGTTGGCCCAACTGGAAAGGTGTATGCTGTCGATATCGACAAAGGCAACCTCGAATACATCGCCAAGCAAGCAGCGAAACGCGGATACCCGAATATCGAAACGATCCTGGCTAAGCCGGATGATCCATTGTTGCCAGCAACAGGTGTCGATCTGATCTTTACGTGTAACACCTATCACCACCTGACCGAGCGTACTGCCTATTTCCAATCCGCAACGCGTTATCTAAAACCAGGCGGTCGCGTGGCCATTATCGATCTCGCGGGAAAGAGTTGGATTTTCCGCATCCTCGGGCATTGGACCCCGAAGGAAACCAGTCAGCGCGAAATGGAAGCGGCGGGGTATTCGTTGCAGAAGGATTTCAACTTTCTTGATAGGCAAATGTTCCAGGTGTTTCAGAAAAACTCATGA
- a CDS encoding VWA domain-containing protein — translation MPRRTPIKKKSQFVLPPPPPIPQQTCWIESDSYDRAVYKKLRDESPSLQALEENGIALTPRFDALLQDLFSALFKMNVLFLKDSEVLPSASLNRVLLSALHQGDLAKLLREATLLDEGKAGLATVLLGEGALKLLKAEKPLTRRDLLDLWNMQKQEETVQEKIDEANNAKELSKDLAKQGELSKEAKELLEQAANKLASEARAEEARLRQQAKQLQEDLSRAQQEAETRFRKEAIKVTQNIEDAAQEAESWGVALGGGHKSSPGRQIELGKHLAGNEKLKKLAKMVGRMKEHALALRRKIFERTYEELFEVGIGAEVSRLLPTELMTLHHPILRKDFTRRFVDNELLLYSLRGIEEKGKGPVVVCLDGSSSMIGDKEVWAKALTLTLLEIARRQRRLFRAICFSSADTPLQIFDLNPRERYDVEMGTVMELAEYFPGGGTDFETPLNAARECIRQSRFKRGDIVFITDGECDVKREWAEEFRADKEEMGFSLFSILIDVGGSSSMGVLKEFSDKISTVSQLTSEGVKDLFVKL, via the coding sequence ATGCCCCGTCGCACACCGATAAAGAAAAAATCACAGTTCGTTCTGCCTCCACCACCGCCAATTCCTCAGCAGACGTGTTGGATTGAAAGCGATTCGTATGATCGTGCTGTCTATAAGAAGTTACGCGACGAATCGCCTTCGCTGCAGGCGTTAGAAGAAAACGGCATTGCGCTGACTCCGCGGTTTGATGCGCTACTGCAGGATCTCTTCTCAGCATTGTTCAAAATGAATGTCCTGTTCTTGAAAGACTCAGAGGTACTGCCCAGTGCATCGTTGAACCGGGTGCTGTTATCTGCTCTGCATCAGGGTGATCTTGCCAAGCTGTTACGTGAAGCCACATTGCTCGATGAAGGGAAGGCTGGCCTGGCAACAGTCTTATTGGGAGAAGGAGCCCTGAAGTTGCTCAAAGCTGAGAAGCCCCTCACCCGGCGTGATCTTCTTGATCTGTGGAACATGCAAAAACAAGAAGAGACCGTGCAAGAGAAAATTGATGAGGCCAACAATGCCAAAGAGCTGAGTAAAGATCTCGCCAAACAGGGCGAGTTGTCGAAAGAGGCGAAAGAACTCCTCGAACAAGCAGCCAACAAACTCGCGAGCGAAGCGCGGGCCGAAGAAGCACGGTTGCGACAACAAGCGAAGCAACTGCAAGAAGATCTGTCTCGTGCGCAACAGGAAGCCGAAACGCGCTTTCGCAAAGAAGCGATCAAAGTTACGCAGAACATCGAGGATGCAGCGCAAGAGGCGGAATCATGGGGTGTGGCGCTTGGTGGCGGTCACAAATCCTCCCCTGGTCGACAAATCGAACTCGGTAAACATCTTGCCGGGAACGAGAAACTCAAAAAGCTGGCGAAGATGGTCGGTCGTATGAAAGAGCATGCGCTTGCGCTGCGCCGCAAGATTTTTGAACGGACATATGAAGAACTCTTTGAGGTTGGCATAGGTGCGGAAGTCAGCCGTCTATTGCCGACTGAACTCATGACCCTTCATCATCCGATCCTCCGTAAAGACTTCACCCGCCGTTTTGTCGACAATGAACTACTTTTGTACTCACTGCGTGGCATTGAAGAAAAAGGCAAGGGGCCGGTGGTTGTGTGTCTCGACGGCAGCTCGTCGATGATCGGCGATAAGGAAGTGTGGGCCAAAGCGCTCACGCTGACCCTGCTCGAAATTGCCCGCCGTCAGCGTCGTCTGTTTCGCGCGATATGTTTCTCGTCTGCCGATACCCCACTGCAGATCTTTGATCTCAATCCCCGTGAGCGTTACGACGTTGAAATGGGCACCGTGATGGAACTGGCGGAGTATTTTCCTGGCGGCGGCACTGACTTTGAGACTCCGCTCAATGCTGCACGGGAGTGTATTCGTCAGTCGCGTTTCAAGCGTGGCGATATCGTCTTTATCACTGATGGTGAATGTGATGTGAAGCGCGAATGGGCTGAAGAGTTTCGTGCGGACAAGGAAGAAATGGGATTCTCGCTCTTCTCGATTTTGATTGATGTCGGCGGATCAAGTTCGATGGGAGTGCTCAAGGAGTTTAGTGACAAGATTTCGACCGTCTCGCAGCTAACGAGTGAGGGAGTGAAAGACTTATTTGTAAAACTGTAG
- a CDS encoding CoA transferase — MAGALDGIKVLELTRVGPGAFCTMMLADMGAEVLKIEAPPSDKLAGSGASPGPKDAKKLATSFTNRNKKSLTLNLKEPAGQAVLQDLAKSYDVLVEGYRPGVMKRLGGDYDTLKKLNPRLIYCALSGFGQDGPYRDYPAHDLNYLSLAGVADLIGPTEGPPSIPLNIIADYAGASMHGVTGIMFALFARERTGKGQFVDISYLDTTLSLLAATPNVRDYFADDVMPGRGNGVFGGGHAYYSFYNTKDGKMITIGCTEPWLFHNLCDALNRPDLKDCAMKAGDFSGPPHERHAHARAELQKIFLTKTREEWFEFLTKADVCVGKVYSVPEAFNDPQIRHRQMAVELDHPVAGKVVQAGVAVKLSDTPGSIRSFAPAIGEHSDEVLRGLGYSAAKIAELREKRVV; from the coding sequence ATGGCCGGAGCACTCGACGGAATCAAAGTTCTGGAACTCACCCGCGTGGGGCCAGGAGCGTTTTGCACGATGATGTTGGCAGATATGGGCGCTGAAGTGTTGAAGATTGAAGCGCCACCGTCAGATAAACTCGCTGGGTCCGGTGCCTCTCCTGGTCCCAAAGATGCCAAGAAACTCGCCACCAGCTTTACGAACCGTAATAAGAAAAGTTTGACCCTTAATCTCAAAGAGCCTGCCGGGCAAGCCGTGCTGCAAGATCTGGCGAAGAGTTACGATGTGCTCGTCGAAGGCTATCGCCCAGGTGTGATGAAGCGCCTCGGCGGTGACTATGACACCCTCAAGAAGCTCAACCCACGATTGATTTACTGCGCGCTGAGCGGCTTCGGCCAGGATGGGCCATATCGCGACTATCCAGCACACGACCTGAACTATCTGTCACTCGCTGGCGTTGCCGATTTGATTGGCCCGACTGAAGGCCCGCCGTCGATTCCACTTAACATCATTGCTGACTACGCCGGTGCCTCGATGCATGGTGTCACTGGCATCATGTTCGCTTTGTTCGCCCGCGAGCGCACGGGCAAAGGACAGTTTGTCGATATTTCGTATCTCGATACAACGCTCTCTTTGCTCGCCGCCACACCAAATGTGAGGGACTACTTCGCTGATGATGTCATGCCTGGTCGTGGCAACGGCGTCTTCGGCGGCGGCCACGCCTACTACAGCTTCTACAACACCAAAGACGGCAAGATGATTACCATCGGCTGCACTGAACCGTGGTTGTTCCACAATCTATGCGATGCGTTGAATCGCCCAGACCTCAAAGATTGCGCGATGAAGGCCGGTGATTTCTCCGGCCCTCCTCATGAACGTCATGCCCACGCTCGTGCTGAACTGCAGAAAATCTTCCTTACCAAAACGCGTGAGGAATGGTTTGAGTTTCTTACCAAAGCCGATGTCTGTGTTGGTAAAGTGTATAGCGTCCCCGAAGCATTTAACGACCCGCAGATTCGTCATCGTCAAATGGCAGTCGAACTCGATCATCCTGTGGCGGGAAAAGTTGTCCAAGCTGGTGTGGCCGTAAAACTATCTGATACTCCAGGCTCGATTCGTTCGTTTGCTCCAGCGATTGGCGAACATTCAGACGAAGTTTTACGCGGCTTGGGTTACAGCGCAGCGAAGATTGCCGAGTTGCGCGAAAAAAGGGTGGTATAA
- a CDS encoding sigma-54-dependent Fis family transcriptional regulator → MQRVFDVIKRVAPTDLTVLVTGESGTGKELIANAVHHNSPRKNGPFIKVNCAAMARELVESELFGHEKGAFTGATAAREGKFEAADHGSIFLDEIGDMPLETQAKVLRILQERECERVGGNRTIAVDVRVIAATNKNLQQMVHEGKFREDLFFRLNVVPLTLPSLRDRREDIPLLATHFLKEVTTRYGRGPISFSADAYSALLSAPWPGNVRELKNVIEASAVLTNGQEIYVSDLRLNQPVASLEPNSTATFKEAKQQVIDAFERDFITRALQRHHGNVTKAAAEMGMLRQQLQQKIRELGLKSNQEEE, encoded by the coding sequence ATGCAGCGGGTATTCGATGTCATCAAGAGAGTGGCCCCAACGGACTTGACCGTTCTGGTTACCGGGGAGAGTGGCACTGGCAAAGAGTTGATCGCCAATGCTGTCCATCACAACAGCCCCCGCAAGAACGGGCCGTTTATCAAGGTAAACTGTGCTGCAATGGCACGAGAGTTAGTTGAGTCAGAACTCTTCGGTCATGAAAAAGGTGCCTTTACCGGTGCCACTGCAGCGCGCGAGGGGAAATTCGAAGCTGCTGATCACGGCAGTATTTTTCTCGACGAGATCGGTGATATGCCGCTCGAAACGCAAGCAAAAGTGCTGCGCATCCTGCAAGAACGAGAATGCGAACGGGTGGGTGGCAATCGGACGATCGCCGTTGATGTTCGCGTGATCGCCGCAACCAACAAGAATCTCCAGCAGATGGTGCACGAAGGAAAATTCCGTGAAGATTTATTCTTTCGTCTGAACGTCGTTCCCCTAACGCTCCCCTCGCTTCGCGATCGACGTGAGGACATCCCTCTCCTTGCCACACATTTTCTCAAAGAAGTCACTACTCGTTATGGGCGGGGACCCATATCCTTCTCTGCCGATGCCTATAGCGCGTTATTGAGCGCACCGTGGCCTGGCAATGTGCGTGAACTAAAAAATGTGATCGAGGCATCTGCCGTATTAACCAATGGACAAGAAATCTACGTATCCGACCTGCGCCTCAATCAACCGGTGGCATCACTGGAACCAAACAGTACGGCAACGTTCAAAGAGGCCAAACAGCAGGTGATCGATGCCTTTGAACGTGATTTCATTACACGCGCGCTGCAGCGTCATCACGGCAACGTGACCAAGGCTGCTGCAGAAATGGGCATGCTCAGACAACAGCTACAACAAAAGATTCGTGAGTTGGGACTGAAAAGTAATCAGGAAGAGGAGTGA
- a CDS encoding type II toxin-antitoxin system prevent-host-death family antitoxin: MDRYLTASQARHEFLALVDAAQQGERVIVTKRGVPAAAVVGFEELETLRALARLWQDPTALAAMRRSLDEARQGKMITVKGPLSVKQLAALGRRLTKTRRRG; encoded by the coding sequence ATGGATCGCTATCTTACCGCCAGCCAAGCCCGTCATGAATTTCTTGCATTAGTGGATGCTGCCCAACAGGGAGAACGCGTAATCGTCACCAAAAGAGGGGTCCCTGCTGCTGCCGTTGTTGGCTTTGAAGAGTTGGAAACCTTGCGTGCCCTTGCACGGCTCTGGCAAGACCCGACCGCCCTGGCTGCCATGCGACGTTCACTAGATGAAGCTCGCCAAGGGAAAATGATTACGGTCAAGGGACCATTGTCCGTTAAGCAACTCGCTGCACTCGGGCGGCGTTTAACCAAAACACGTCGCCGTGGCTGA
- a CDS encoding polysaccharide deacetylase, producing the protein MAKNISVCLSFDFDAMSVWLTTMRSRSLSTVSRGEFGKVGTERLLETLRRSQVLSSWFIPGHTIDTFPDLVTRIAQAGHEIGHHGYCHENPASVKPDEERRILERGIECIRRVTGKTPIGYRSPAADLSPQSVSLLVEYGFLYDSSMMANDFTPYYCRIGDELRTDGPYVFGKEADLVELPMDWSLDDWPYFGLHWPAHHVGLRTPEEVETIWKSDFDFLYQRIGEGVFILTMHPQVIGRGHRILMLERIIEYLKGHEGVTFKTMSQVAVEWKHANPLKKTKE; encoded by the coding sequence ATGGCAAAGAACATTTCCGTCTGTCTTTCCTTCGATTTTGACGCGATGTCTGTATGGCTGACGACGATGCGCTCGCGGTCGCTGAGTACCGTGTCTCGTGGTGAGTTCGGTAAGGTTGGTACTGAGCGCTTACTTGAGACCCTACGACGTAGCCAGGTGCTGTCGTCATGGTTCATTCCCGGCCACACGATTGATACGTTTCCTGATCTCGTGACACGTATTGCTCAGGCCGGGCACGAAATCGGCCATCACGGGTATTGCCATGAGAATCCAGCCTCGGTGAAGCCTGATGAAGAACGTCGCATCTTAGAACGTGGCATTGAGTGCATTCGGCGCGTGACTGGCAAAACACCGATCGGCTATCGCTCGCCAGCCGCAGACTTGAGCCCACAGTCTGTGAGTTTATTAGTAGAGTATGGGTTTCTCTATGACTCCAGCATGATGGCCAATGATTTTACGCCATATTACTGTCGGATCGGTGACGAGTTGCGTACGGACGGGCCGTATGTGTTCGGCAAAGAAGCTGATCTGGTGGAATTGCCGATGGACTGGAGTCTCGATGATTGGCCGTATTTTGGGCTGCACTGGCCTGCCCATCACGTCGGGCTGCGAACACCTGAAGAAGTGGAAACGATTTGGAAATCTGACTTCGACTTTCTCTACCAACGCATAGGTGAGGGCGTGTTTATTCTTACCATGCACCCACAAGTCATCGGTCGTGGTCACCGTATTCTGATGCTGGAACGAATCATAGAGTACTTGAAAGGCCACGAGGGAGTGACGTTTAAAACTATGAGCCAGGTTGCAGTGGAGTGGAAACACGCAAATCCGCTCAAGAAAACGAAGGAGTGA
- a CDS encoding sigma-54-dependent Fis family transcriptional regulator — MKQTILVVDDERSIRIGLKGLLTKEGYEVTIVENGNEALRELARQAYNLVLSDLRMAGLDELSLLKKIKEQHPETSVILMTAYGSEKIAVEAMKAGARDYLIKPFDNDEVKILVHQAFEQQALQRQVQHCMSDSTPHFVSKISLVRARQCSGYSMSSREWPQRT, encoded by the coding sequence ATGAAGCAAACGATCCTGGTTGTTGATGACGAGCGCTCGATCCGCATCGGCCTCAAAGGGTTGCTAACCAAAGAGGGCTACGAGGTCACTATTGTTGAGAATGGGAACGAGGCGTTACGAGAGCTTGCTCGTCAAGCATATAACCTTGTGCTCTCGGATTTACGCATGGCCGGTCTCGATGAACTCAGCTTGTTGAAGAAGATCAAAGAGCAGCATCCTGAGACCTCCGTTATCCTGATGACCGCGTACGGTTCCGAAAAGATCGCTGTCGAAGCGATGAAAGCTGGCGCACGCGATTACCTGATCAAGCCGTTTGATAACGATGAGGTGAAGATTCTTGTTCACCAAGCCTTCGAACAACAGGCGCTGCAACGGCAAGTGCAGCATTGCATGAGCGACTCGACGCCTCATTTCGTTTCGAAAATATCCTTGGTACGAGCCCGACAATGCAGCGGGTATTCGATGTCATCAAGAGAGTGGCCCCAACGGACTTGA
- a CDS encoding AAA family ATPase, producing the protein MTPREKLRKIREELQQMFLERAELIDGALAALLSAQHVMIVGPPGTAKSMLADELCRRIEGASYFQWLLTKFTTPEELFGAVSLKALEADDYRRVTAHKLPEAHIAFLDEVFKASSSILNAILTIINERLFHNGRQVTPVPLLTLFGASNELPEDDELLALYDRFLVRFVVGYINEDFRFLKMLQSKEPSERTTLTLDDLLHLQTETRAVAVPARVLQGLADIRRELSKKNIVASDRRYRQSLSLLQALAYISGRTSVVESDLFFLEHVLWKDPGERGEVHNVIQGLIHGYEDEVQELLFQTRELRDYAERDWESKEQQARAVIEAHTKIRHILAKVNEISEKVSDAGRPLDKVETIKSEIQTIQQQLEKALSSQPSAVSLKRS; encoded by the coding sequence ATGACTCCCCGAGAAAAATTACGGAAAATTCGCGAGGAACTGCAACAGATGTTCCTCGAACGGGCTGAGCTGATCGATGGTGCGCTTGCAGCGCTGTTGTCTGCACAGCATGTGATGATTGTCGGTCCGCCGGGGACGGCGAAGTCGATGCTTGCTGACGAGCTTTGTCGGCGGATTGAGGGAGCATCGTATTTCCAATGGCTACTGACAAAATTCACCACCCCTGAAGAGTTGTTCGGCGCCGTCAGCTTAAAGGCGTTGGAAGCCGATGACTATCGACGTGTGACCGCGCACAAGCTGCCAGAAGCGCATATCGCATTCCTTGATGAAGTGTTCAAAGCTAGCTCGTCAATTCTTAATGCGATTCTGACGATTATTAACGAACGTCTCTTTCATAATGGGCGCCAAGTAACCCCCGTGCCGTTGTTGACGCTCTTCGGCGCAAGTAACGAGTTGCCGGAAGATGATGAACTGCTGGCGTTGTATGACCGGTTTTTAGTCCGCTTTGTTGTGGGATATATCAACGAAGATTTTCGTTTCCTTAAGATGCTGCAAAGCAAAGAGCCAAGCGAGCGAACGACGCTGACGCTTGATGATCTACTCCACCTGCAAACTGAGACTCGTGCTGTCGCTGTCCCGGCACGAGTCCTTCAAGGACTGGCAGACATTCGCCGTGAGCTCTCGAAGAAAAATATCGTGGCTTCGGATCGTCGCTATCGCCAGAGTTTAAGCTTGCTGCAAGCGCTCGCCTATATCAGTGGTCGCACGAGTGTAGTCGAGTCTGATCTCTTTTTCCTGGAGCACGTTCTCTGGAAAGATCCCGGTGAACGAGGTGAGGTGCATAACGTGATTCAGGGGTTGATTCATGGCTATGAAGATGAAGTACAGGAGTTGTTATTCCAGACTCGTGAACTGCGCGACTACGCTGAGCGCGACTGGGAAAGTAAAGAACAACAAGCCCGTGCAGTGATTGAGGCGCATACCAAGATCCGTCACATCTTAGCGAAAGTGAATGAGATCAGTGAAAAAGTAAGCGACGCCGGTCGGCCTCTGGATAAAGTCGAAACGATTAAGAGTGAGATTCAGACGATTCAACAGCAGTTGGAAAAAGCTCTCAGCTCTCAGCCTTCAGCCGTCAGCTTGAAAAGGAGCTAG
- a CDS encoding histone deacetylase codes for MQAFTSAYYTVSLGHHSYPMDKYQLVPERLLQDATLSQEELIEPVAATIDDVLRVHTPEYVHAFINGTLERKAQLRLGLPWSPELARRAFAVIGGTYGAACAALHDGVAANLAGGTHHSFADHGEGYCIFNDHVIVLRRLRHERLAQRFLIVDLDVHQGNGTAVLCQDDPNVFTFSMHSETNYPARKERSSWDIGLPDGTTDEQYLSILASALPQLLQQFSPDLILYQAGVDVLAGDRFGKLALTMSGIGERDRLVCEFAHRAGIPLVVTLGGGYARDINQIVEAHCQTIRQAKG; via the coding sequence ATGCAGGCGTTTACCTCTGCTTACTACACGGTCTCGCTCGGTCACCACTCCTATCCAATGGATAAGTATCAGCTGGTGCCAGAACGCTTGCTGCAGGATGCAACCTTGTCACAAGAAGAGCTAATCGAACCCGTAGCCGCAACGATCGACGATGTCTTACGAGTCCATACGCCAGAGTATGTCCACGCCTTCATCAACGGTACCCTGGAGCGAAAAGCGCAACTCCGCCTGGGCTTACCGTGGTCGCCAGAGTTAGCTCGTCGTGCGTTTGCGGTGATTGGCGGAACGTATGGCGCCGCGTGTGCAGCCTTGCATGACGGAGTTGCCGCGAATCTCGCTGGCGGCACTCACCATTCGTTTGCTGATCATGGCGAAGGCTACTGCATCTTCAACGACCATGTCATTGTCCTACGAAGACTACGCCACGAACGTCTCGCACAGCGGTTCCTCATCGTTGATCTCGATGTCCATCAAGGAAACGGGACCGCCGTTCTTTGCCAAGATGATCCTAACGTCTTTACCTTTTCTATGCACAGCGAAACCAATTATCCTGCACGCAAAGAGCGCAGTTCGTGGGATATTGGGCTTCCTGATGGCACGACCGACGAGCAATACCTCAGCATTCTTGCCAGCGCCTTGCCACAACTCTTACAACAGTTCAGTCCGGATCTGATTTTGTACCAGGCTGGGGTGGATGTTTTGGCCGGTGACCGTTTCGGCAAGCTAGCGCTGACGATGTCAGGAATTGGTGAGCGTGATCGTCTGGTTTGTGAATTTGCTCACCGTGCCGGTATCCCACTCGTTGTGACACTTGGTGGTGGGTATGCACGCGATATCAATCAGATCGTTGAAGCGCATTGTCAGACTATACGGCAGGCGAAAGGCTAG